The Glycine soja cultivar W05 chromosome 19, ASM419377v2, whole genome shotgun sequence genomic sequence GCCAATAATAGCCTGGATACAAAATCATCAAAGCTAAAATTGACCCTCAAGCAATGTAAATCCAAACCAATGTAGGGGTTATTCCCACCCTCTAGTTTCGCAGGAAAAACACAACACATTTCCATTGTGTTAGGAGGTGCATCCTCCATACAtaacaaaaacacatttttgttttgtattatgtacaataaaaacacatttctattatatattgtgcaacaaaagaCAATTTCAGTaggaatattttagaaaaagaaaaatagcaaaCATAATATACAGGGGGGACAAAAACCAAATCTTGTATAGGAATATCGGAACCCATGCAGGTACATGGTTATGAAGTCATAGAAGCCTATTAATgaagagtgttgctaggtgcacccagcattattgctggtgcacccaacattttaaaaaaatggtaaaattgTCCTTGCTTGGTTtttctcttacggatcaagttgatccgtaagaggaaaaataataatttattaattatacaacatatttaaagatatttattttataatataatttataaagatatttatttcattaattataatataattaaatatatttatttattttattaattataatatatttataaatattgatttattataaataattaattttttaatatatttttttagaataaatttgtttagaagatgatattaaaatacttactcagtcccattataattattgtttaaggttattttatacatatcaataaaaatcaataaatacataaaagataataataattttataaaattaatattatcatcattaatttattttttatttttataattaatcatatcattaatattataaagaatataaaaaaaataattagtattatattaaaaattaaaatactaactactttataatacatttttttacatgatcattagtataagagggaaaatagtaattataagagaatttaaaaatattagtacgttatataaaataaggatCTTAGATAACGAAtgatgttcattttttttctacaaaaatattaatttatttttttgtatgaccTCTACTCATgatgtccattttttgtttaatttatttttttcaacacccttttcaacttctttatttcaattatatttaaagttatatttaaaattattttttattagttggtaaactaagttaattagaccatttataataatttacatatactataactaagttaactagaccATTTTAATAACACACGTGTATATAGACATAAATGGAATACACAatcaatggaaataaataaaactaacattactaatgaaaataaataaaaccaacaatactcatgaaatgggttcatgtacaatatctatatatacatggaatatcaatagaaaatatgtaaataaactaCGGCTGATCCGTGCGCCACCTGCGTCTAGACCTAACATATACTAGATGGTCCTGTGTCACACTCCTGGCCAACCTGAGGCATTCTTCGATCACCTCATGTGTCGATGAGCCAGGCGTGATCACCCTTAGACTCAGATGGCGCTCCAACCTCTCAGCAATGTCATCACAAACTTCCTGttacatacaaaacaaactgattacacaaattattatgcaaatattgaggtaaatgacgtaaattattagtattacttaccACTGCATGCCTAGGCTCCTCCGCAGATGTCGATGATGCTCATGGCTCCGACACGTGAGAGATATCCGTCCGCGGGGCCTGAGGGACGACTCGGGGCTGCGAGGCGTGACCATGAGGCAGAGGATCTAATGCGTGGCCTGGTGTCATGAAAGGATGCAAGATGCGGAAGAACCAGTCCATGTAGTCACTGGAACACTGGCCTGACACAACGCATACCTCACCTGCTGGAACGATATGATCCTCGTAGTGCATCCACCTGTCGTGTATATCATCATACAAGACCTATGAATCGACAGGAGGAGCAGGAAATGATCTACGTGTATCCAAACTGCCGCACGACCCTCTCTGGTCGGTAATAAACAGCAACAGGTCCCCAGCGCAAGAGACCGGAATAGCATGATCTGACGTGGAAGTCCCGGACTGATCAGTGCTCCCCATACGGGATCCAACAGACATCCGGAATCCGGAGTCGGTCCAGGCACTCCCTGTACGCCGGCGTATGAATGCTCTTCACGGTCTTCTTCGTCGCAATCCACCTACACGCACGCGGAGAATCCTCGTCGTACTCCTGATTAGTAGTGGAGTCCGCGACTGACGGAAAGTGCTCGTAAATCCAGCACTACAGATGtaacatcaaaattataaacattaataatgaaagtgtaacaaaatttaaagttgaacattgttgaggctgaatgaatgaaaaacatatttgttaccTGCAGTAGTGTGATGTAACCGCCAAGCTGTCGGCTGTGGCTCATAAATGCATCGTTCAGCTGGTCGTACATATGCACCAAAGCAGCCACTCCCCAGGCGTTCCTCTCCGTCATACTGAGGTCACGAAGGGCCTCCAAGTAGACAACATGGACattggttgcactcttgttagcaaacagagtgcaacccagaagatgaagaagatatgTGTGAGCCGCAGCTGTCCAATGACCTGCCTGGCATCGGCGCTCATATATATCAAGTACCCATTGTAGGCGTACGTACGATCCACGACACTGGGTTGTCTCAGCCCTAGAACACTCTGCAGAGACCATCAATAAGTCCACCAGCATCTGAACCGCATCGTCCACGTGC encodes the following:
- the LOC114398496 gene encoding protein MAIN-LIKE 2-like — translated: MTAAYDEPVVLAPDVQDDPMEAPAAVEDIVADIPADTGTEAAEDEHEGFSGGPSDPSVLTQYADHVACSVWTGEECPELKISFHGRKVHSLSRHVPAIEKLVAGTGLSPLIACSVDTDDRGLLSAFMERWHRETSSFHLSVGELTIMLDNSVLGLRQPSVVDRTYAYNGYLIYMSADARQSATNVHVVYLEALRDLSMTERNAWGVAALVHMYDQLNDAFMSHSRQLGGYITLLQCWIYEHFPSVADSTTNQEYDEDSPRACRWIATKKTVKSIHTPAYRECLDRLRIPDVCWIPWMHYEDHIVPAGEEVCDDIAERLERHLSLRVITPGSSTHEVIEECLRLARSVTQDHLVYVRSRRRWRTDQP